From Micromonospora rifamycinica, a single genomic window includes:
- a CDS encoding HhH-GPD-type base excision DNA repair protein, producing MTLSLPIDGEANRLLERSPLALLTGMLLDQQVPMEKAFSSPYVLAQRLGHDPDARELADYDPAALVAVFAGPPALHRFPKAMAGRVQELCRILVDRYDGDAGRLWADVADGRELLRRIAGLPGFGTQKAQIFVALLGKRYRVRPAGWRGAAGGYGDPDTYRSVADVTDAESLRRVREYKQQAKAAAKADRRAGADQ from the coding sequence ATGACGCTCTCGCTGCCCATCGACGGCGAGGCCAACCGGCTGCTGGAACGCAGCCCGTTGGCCCTGCTGACGGGGATGCTGCTGGACCAGCAGGTGCCGATGGAGAAGGCCTTCTCGTCCCCGTACGTGCTCGCCCAGCGGCTGGGTCACGACCCGGACGCGCGGGAGTTGGCCGACTACGATCCGGCCGCGCTGGTGGCGGTCTTCGCCGGCCCGCCCGCGCTGCACCGCTTCCCGAAGGCGATGGCCGGCCGGGTGCAGGAGCTGTGCCGGATCCTGGTCGACCGGTACGACGGCGACGCCGGCCGGCTCTGGGCGGACGTCGCCGACGGGCGGGAGTTGCTGCGCCGGATCGCCGGCCTGCCCGGCTTCGGCACCCAGAAGGCGCAGATCTTCGTGGCGCTGCTCGGCAAGCGGTACCGGGTCCGTCCCGCCGGCTGGCGGGGGGCCGCCGGCGGTTACGGCGACCCGGACACGTACCGGTCGGTCGCCGACGTCACCGACGCGGAGTCGCTGCGCCGGGTCCGCGAGTACAAGCAGCAGGCCAAGGCTGCGGCGAAGGCCGACCGGCGGGCCGGGGCCGACCAGTAG
- a CDS encoding S8 family peptidase yields the protein MSDVSVPRRRAIRAVAVAAAAAAFSVAAGAPALAAPTGQIRYASAPDAISGSYLVVLKGDVVGAANSRAARTAVPDRAASLTKRYGGKVADVYSAALTGFSAKMSAGQASRLAADPSVAYVEQDRVMTAQATQANPPSWGLDRIDQRNLPLNSSYTYPNTATNVRAYIIDTGIRTTHSDFGGRATWGTNTVDSNNTDCNGHGTHVAGTVGGTKYGVAKGVRLIAVKVLNCRGSGSTTGVISGVNWVTANAVKPAVANMSLGGGVSTTLDNAVASSISSGVTYALAAGNSNANACNSSPSRVASAITVGATTNTDARASYSNYGSCVDLFAPGSSITSSWNTNDTATNSISGTSMASPHVAGAAALVLSANPSYTPAQVASSLTSSATPNVVTSPGSGSPNRLLFVVN from the coding sequence ATGTCCGACGTGTCCGTTCCCCGGCGTCGCGCGATCCGCGCGGTCGCCGTCGCGGCCGCCGCCGCGGCCTTCTCCGTCGCCGCCGGTGCCCCCGCCCTCGCCGCCCCCACCGGCCAGATCCGCTACGCCTCCGCCCCCGACGCGATCAGCGGCAGCTACCTGGTCGTGCTCAAGGGCGACGTCGTCGGCGCCGCCAACAGCCGCGCCGCCCGGACCGCCGTGCCCGACCGGGCCGCCAGCCTCACCAAGCGGTACGGCGGGAAGGTCGCCGACGTCTACAGCGCCGCGCTCACCGGCTTCAGCGCGAAGATGAGCGCCGGCCAGGCCAGCCGGCTCGCCGCCGACCCGTCGGTGGCCTACGTCGAGCAGGACCGGGTGATGACCGCCCAGGCGACCCAGGCCAACCCGCCGTCCTGGGGCCTGGACCGCATCGACCAGCGCAACCTGCCGCTGAACTCCAGCTACACCTACCCGAACACGGCCACCAACGTGCGGGCCTACATCATCGACACCGGTATCCGGACCACCCACTCCGACTTCGGTGGGCGGGCCACCTGGGGCACCAACACCGTCGACTCCAACAACACCGACTGCAACGGCCACGGCACCCACGTCGCCGGCACCGTCGGCGGCACCAAGTACGGCGTCGCCAAGGGGGTCCGGCTGATCGCGGTCAAGGTGCTCAACTGCCGGGGCAGCGGCAGCACCACCGGCGTGATCAGTGGCGTCAACTGGGTGACCGCCAACGCCGTCAAGCCGGCGGTGGCCAACATGAGCCTCGGCGGCGGGGTCAGCACCACCCTCGACAACGCGGTGGCCAGCTCGATCAGCTCGGGCGTCACGTACGCGCTGGCGGCCGGCAACTCCAACGCCAACGCCTGCAACTCCTCGCCGTCGCGGGTCGCCTCGGCCATCACCGTCGGCGCCACCACCAACACCGACGCGCGGGCCTCCTACTCCAACTACGGCTCCTGCGTCGACCTGTTCGCGCCGGGTTCGAGCATCACCTCGTCCTGGAACACCAACGACACCGCCACCAACTCGATCAGCGGCACCTCGATGGCGTCCCCGCACGTCGCCGGTGCCGCCGCCCTGGTCCTGTCGGCCAACCCCTCCTACACCCCGGCCCAGGTCGCCAGCTCCCTGACCAGCAGCGCCACCCCCAACGTGGTGACCAGCCCCGGCTCGGGCTCGCCGAACCGGCTGCTCTTCGTCGTGAACTGA
- a CDS encoding DUF7782 domain-containing protein — translation MDRHDMLLSPAGVDALRTALTSADFTANGIAGRLGPQATGGVARNDFRAALRATADRDPLATLIRVFICDQTEPEAAVAAALAPLDLAEAVAAGLVEPYGDGLRAGVDLEPYGDAWWVLADVPASARPGRPLHSEHVLGIGGATHTLIGATVRRPVDTALDLGTGSGVQALHLATHARRVTATDVSERALRFAATTAALNGQDWELLRGDLVAPVAGRRFDLVVSNPPFVVGPGTTTHVYRDSGRVGDAIGAELAAAAPGLLTEGGTMQYLANWVHVAGEDWAERVTGWFAGTGLDAWVIQREVADPMAYVHLWLTDVGEAADPHRAAAWLDWFDAHKVEAIGFGIVSLRRGGHADPTVRVEDLRQRVEPPLGDQVAGWFDRQDFVRARGVDGLLDTRYRAAPGLQLRQEATIGDEGWAVDRQVLTMPHGLRWSEEIDPLVLALVGGCDGRLPLRDQLALLAVAHDVTTDELAEAAGPIVARLVERGIVEPVTD, via the coding sequence GTGGACCGACACGACATGCTGCTCTCCCCCGCCGGCGTCGACGCGCTGCGCACCGCGCTCACCAGCGCCGACTTCACCGCCAACGGCATCGCCGGCCGGCTCGGCCCGCAGGCCACCGGCGGGGTGGCCCGCAACGACTTCCGGGCCGCGCTGCGCGCCACCGCAGACCGGGATCCGTTGGCCACCCTGATCCGGGTGTTCATCTGCGACCAGACCGAGCCCGAAGCGGCGGTCGCCGCCGCGCTCGCCCCGCTCGACCTGGCCGAGGCCGTCGCCGCCGGTCTGGTCGAGCCGTACGGCGACGGCCTGCGCGCCGGGGTGGACCTGGAGCCGTACGGGGACGCCTGGTGGGTGCTCGCCGACGTGCCGGCCAGCGCCCGCCCGGGTCGACCACTGCACAGCGAACACGTGCTCGGCATCGGCGGGGCCACCCACACCCTGATCGGGGCGACCGTCCGCCGCCCGGTGGACACCGCGCTGGACCTGGGCACCGGCTCCGGCGTGCAGGCCCTGCACCTGGCCACCCACGCCCGGCGGGTGACCGCCACCGACGTGTCGGAGCGGGCACTGCGCTTCGCCGCCACCACCGCCGCCCTGAACGGGCAGGACTGGGAACTGCTGCGCGGCGACCTGGTCGCCCCGGTGGCCGGCCGGCGGTTCGACCTGGTGGTCAGCAACCCGCCGTTCGTGGTCGGGCCGGGCACCACCACCCACGTCTACCGCGACTCCGGCCGGGTGGGCGACGCGATCGGCGCCGAGCTGGCCGCCGCCGCGCCGGGCCTGCTCACCGAGGGTGGGACCATGCAGTACCTGGCCAACTGGGTGCACGTCGCCGGGGAGGACTGGGCGGAGCGGGTGACCGGCTGGTTCGCCGGCACCGGGCTGGACGCCTGGGTGATCCAGCGCGAGGTCGCCGACCCGATGGCGTACGTGCACCTGTGGCTGACCGACGTCGGCGAGGCGGCCGACCCGCACCGGGCGGCGGCCTGGCTGGACTGGTTCGACGCGCACAAGGTCGAGGCGATCGGCTTCGGCATCGTCTCACTGCGCCGGGGTGGTCACGCCGACCCGACCGTACGGGTGGAGGACCTGCGCCAGCGGGTCGAACCGCCACTGGGCGACCAGGTGGCCGGCTGGTTCGACCGGCAGGACTTCGTGCGCGCCCGGGGGGTCGACGGCCTGCTCGACACCCGCTACCGGGCGGCCCCGGGGCTGCAACTGCGCCAGGAGGCGACGATCGGCGACGAGGGCTGGGCGGTCGACCGGCAGGTCCTGACGATGCCGCACGGGCTGCGCTGGAGCGAGGAGATCGATCCGCTGGTGCTGGCCCTGGTGGGCGGCTGCGACGGCCGGTTGCCGCTGCGTGACCAGCTCGCCCTGCTCGCCGTCGCGCACGACGTCACCACCGACGAGCTGGCCGAGGCGGCCGGCCCGATCGTGGCCCGGCTGGTCGAGCGGGGCATCGTCGAGCCGGTGACCGACTGA
- the dtd gene encoding D-aminoacyl-tRNA deacylase, which translates to MRAVVQTVGRASVTVDGEVVGAITDGLLVLLGVTHTDTPELARTMARKVHELRVLDDERSAADTGAPILVVSQFTLYGDTRKGRRPSWTAAAPAEAAEPLVTAMVQALRDRGATVETGRFRAHMLVESTNIGPRTLLLDL; encoded by the coding sequence ATGCGGGCGGTGGTGCAGACGGTAGGCCGCGCCAGCGTCACCGTCGACGGCGAGGTGGTCGGCGCGATCACCGACGGCCTGCTGGTGCTGCTGGGTGTCACCCACACCGACACCCCCGAGCTGGCCCGGACGATGGCCCGCAAGGTGCACGAGCTGCGCGTCCTCGACGACGAACGTAGCGCCGCCGACACCGGTGCCCCGATCCTGGTGGTCAGCCAGTTCACCCTCTACGGCGACACCCGCAAGGGGCGCCGCCCGAGCTGGACCGCCGCCGCCCCCGCCGAGGCGGCCGAACCCCTGGTCACCGCCATGGTCCAGGCGCTCCGCGACCGGGGCGCTACGGTCGAGACCGGCCGCTTCCGCGCCCACATGCTGGTCGAGAGCACCAACATCGGCCCCCGCACCCTCCTCCTGGACCTCTAA
- a CDS encoding sporulation protein, with the protein MVFKRLMQSMGVGGPSVETVLANPNCRPGGVLEGRVHVAGGDHATDIEYVALGLVTRVEVESADSEYETTQEFARQQVTGPFRLEAGQRYDIPFRFAVPWETPLTDLYGHRLHGMTMGLRTELEVARAVDKGDLDAVSVHPLPAQERLLEALLRLGFRFARADVERGHIYGVRQSLPFYQEIEFYPAPQYAGAINQLEVTFVTDPHQVQVVLEMDKRGGLFTEGRDAFGRFTVDHATADRTDWAAQLDGWLRQSLQRRGLFS; encoded by the coding sequence GTGGTCTTCAAGCGGCTCATGCAGTCGATGGGGGTGGGCGGTCCGTCGGTGGAGACCGTGCTCGCCAATCCGAACTGCCGTCCGGGCGGGGTGCTGGAGGGGCGGGTGCACGTGGCCGGCGGCGACCACGCCACCGACATCGAGTACGTGGCGCTCGGTCTGGTCACCCGGGTCGAGGTGGAGAGTGCCGACTCCGAGTACGAGACCACCCAGGAGTTCGCCCGGCAGCAGGTCACCGGCCCGTTCCGGCTGGAGGCCGGGCAGCGGTACGACATCCCGTTCCGGTTCGCCGTGCCGTGGGAGACCCCGCTGACCGACCTGTACGGCCACCGGCTGCACGGGATGACGATGGGGCTGCGCACCGAGCTGGAGGTGGCCCGCGCGGTCGACAAGGGTGACCTGGACGCGGTGTCGGTGCACCCGCTGCCGGCCCAGGAGCGGCTGCTGGAGGCGCTGCTGCGGCTGGGCTTCCGGTTCGCCCGCGCCGACGTCGAGCGCGGCCACATCTATGGCGTACGGCAGAGCCTGCCGTTCTACCAGGAGATCGAGTTCTACCCCGCGCCGCAGTACGCCGGGGCGATCAACCAGCTGGAGGTCACCTTCGTCACCGACCCGCACCAGGTGCAGGTGGTGCTGGAGATGGACAAGCGCGGCGGCCTGTTCACCGAGGGCCGGGACGCCTTCGGCCGGTTCACCGTCGACCACGCCACCGCCGACCGCACCGACTGGGCCGCCCAACTCGACGGCTGGCTCCGCCAGTCCCTCCAACGCCGAGGCCTCTTCTCCTGA
- a CDS encoding bifunctional acetate--CoA ligase family protein/GNAT family N-acetyltransferase: MTTVDQPVDVLLSDGSTVGLRPIRPQDAPEIVAMHGRFSERTRYLRYFSPYPRIPERDLHRFVTVDHRDREAFVVLAGDRIIAVGRYERLGPAAPEAEVAFVVEDAHQGRGIGPVLLEHLADAARRAGIGHFVAEVLPTNGAMLRVFADFGYQVQRQFADGVVHLTFPIAPTEATLAVQRGREHRTEARSIARLLAPRGVAVYGASATGQGVGAALLGHLRDGGYRGAIVPVHPGARTVAGLPAYPSAADAGVDVDLAVVAVPPEATPRVVADAAAAGVHGLVVVSAGFAEAGPAGAAAQRTLVRAAHAAGMRVVGPNCLGVANTDGRVRLNATLAPVLPAPGRVGFFSQSGSFGVALLAEAQRRGLGLSSFVSAGNRADVSGNDLLQYWQDDPGTDVILLYLETFGNPRKFARLARRIGRDKPVVALAPLARPTGPGAGRALDEAAVSALFAQSGVIRVDTVAELLDVGVLLADQPLPAGTRVGVVGNSSALTGLAATACAGQGLTVAAGYPRDVGPHAGAAEFTAALAGAAADDRVDALVAVFAPPLPGQLTVEEADFTAALPAVLAGGKPTVATFLAGRVPAGLPAYPSVEEAVRALGRVSRYAQWLRRDPGTLPELPGTDRSAGQAALRGDAADPVALLAAYGVEVVGSTPAGTLDEALTAAARWGWPVALKAAAPGLRHRLDLGAVRLDLADPVALRRAYAELTAAFGADVLVQPMVPPGVACVVELREDPAFGPVVGFGLGGVATELLGDRAWRAVPLTDRDAAELVDEPRAAPLLRGHRGAAEVDRAALAELLLRVGRLADEQPRVRSLTLNPVLARPDGIAVLHASVGVGTADDRPDTGPRRL; encoded by the coding sequence GTGACCACTGTCGACCAACCGGTGGACGTGCTGCTCAGCGACGGCAGCACCGTCGGCCTGCGGCCGATCCGGCCGCAGGACGCCCCGGAGATCGTCGCCATGCACGGACGCTTCTCGGAACGCACCCGCTACCTGCGCTACTTCTCGCCCTACCCACGCATTCCGGAGCGGGACCTGCACCGGTTCGTCACCGTCGACCACCGGGACCGGGAGGCGTTCGTGGTGCTGGCCGGCGACCGGATCATCGCCGTCGGCCGGTACGAGCGGCTGGGGCCGGCGGCCCCCGAAGCCGAGGTGGCGTTCGTGGTGGAGGATGCCCACCAGGGCCGGGGGATCGGCCCGGTGCTGCTGGAACACCTGGCCGACGCGGCCCGCCGGGCCGGCATCGGGCACTTCGTCGCCGAGGTGCTGCCCACCAACGGCGCGATGCTGCGGGTCTTCGCCGACTTCGGTTACCAGGTGCAACGGCAGTTCGCCGACGGGGTGGTGCACCTGACCTTCCCGATCGCCCCGACCGAGGCCACCCTGGCGGTGCAGCGCGGCCGGGAGCACCGCACCGAGGCGCGGTCCATCGCCCGGCTGCTCGCCCCGCGCGGGGTGGCCGTCTACGGGGCCAGCGCCACCGGTCAGGGGGTCGGCGCGGCGCTGCTCGGGCACCTGCGCGACGGTGGTTACCGGGGGGCGATCGTGCCGGTGCACCCGGGCGCACGCACGGTGGCGGGGCTGCCCGCGTACCCGTCGGCGGCCGACGCGGGGGTGGACGTCGACCTGGCGGTCGTCGCGGTGCCCCCGGAAGCGACGCCGAGGGTGGTTGCCGACGCCGCCGCCGCCGGCGTACACGGCCTGGTGGTCGTCTCCGCCGGTTTCGCCGAAGCCGGGCCGGCGGGCGCGGCAGCCCAGCGGACCCTGGTCCGGGCGGCACACGCCGCCGGCATGCGGGTGGTCGGCCCGAACTGCCTGGGGGTGGCGAACACCGACGGGCGGGTACGCCTCAACGCCACCCTGGCCCCGGTGCTGCCGGCCCCCGGGCGGGTGGGCTTCTTCAGCCAGTCCGGCTCGTTCGGGGTGGCCCTGCTGGCCGAGGCGCAGCGCCGGGGGCTGGGCCTGTCCAGTTTCGTGTCGGCCGGCAACCGGGCCGACGTCTCCGGCAACGACCTGCTCCAGTACTGGCAGGACGACCCCGGCACCGACGTGATCCTGCTCTACCTGGAGACCTTCGGCAATCCGCGCAAGTTCGCCCGGCTGGCCCGCCGGATCGGCCGGGACAAACCGGTGGTGGCGCTGGCCCCGCTGGCCCGCCCGACCGGCCCCGGTGCCGGCAGGGCGCTCGACGAGGCCGCCGTCAGCGCGCTGTTCGCCCAGTCCGGGGTGATCCGGGTGGACACCGTCGCCGAGCTGCTCGACGTCGGGGTGCTGCTGGCCGACCAGCCGCTGCCGGCCGGCACCCGGGTCGGGGTGGTCGGCAACTCCTCGGCGCTGACCGGGCTGGCCGCCACCGCCTGCGCCGGGCAGGGCCTCACCGTCGCCGCCGGCTACCCCCGCGACGTCGGCCCGCACGCCGGTGCCGCCGAGTTCACCGCCGCACTGGCCGGCGCCGCCGCCGACGACCGGGTGGACGCGCTGGTGGCGGTCTTCGCCCCGCCGCTGCCGGGGCAGCTCACCGTGGAGGAGGCGGACTTCACCGCCGCCCTGCCGGCGGTCCTGGCCGGGGGCAAGCCGACGGTGGCGACCTTCCTCGCCGGCCGGGTGCCGGCCGGGCTGCCCGCGTACCCGAGCGTGGAGGAGGCGGTCCGGGCACTGGGCCGGGTCAGCCGGTACGCGCAGTGGCTGCGCCGGGATCCGGGCACGCTGCCCGAGCTGCCCGGCACGGACCGGTCCGCCGGGCAGGCGGCGCTGCGCGGTGACGCCGCCGACCCGGTCGCGCTGCTCGCCGCGTACGGCGTCGAGGTGGTCGGGTCGACGCCGGCCGGCACCCTCGACGAGGCGCTCACCGCCGCCGCGCGATGGGGCTGGCCGGTGGCGTTGAAGGCCGCCGCGCCCGGCCTGCGGCACCGCCTCGACCTGGGCGCCGTCCGCCTCGACCTGGCCGACCCGGTCGCGCTGCGCCGGGCGTACGCGGAGCTGACGGCGGCCTTCGGCGCGGACGTCCTGGTGCAGCCGATGGTGCCGCCGGGGGTGGCCTGTGTGGTGGAGCTGCGCGAGGACCCGGCGTTCGGGCCGGTGGTCGGCTTCGGGCTGGGTGGCGTCGCCACCGAGCTGCTCGGTGACCGGGCCTGGCGGGCGGTGCCGCTGACCGACCGGGACGCCGCCGAGCTGGTCGACGAGCCGCGCGCCGCGCCGCTGCTGCGCGGGCACCGGGGTGCCGCCGAGGTCGACCGGGCGGCCCTGGCCGAGCTGCTGCTGCGGGTGGGCCGGCTCGCCGACGAGCAGCCCCGGGTGCGGTCGCTCACCCTCAACCCGGTGCTGGCCCGGCCGGACGGCATCGCGGTGCTGCACGCCTCGGTGGGGGTCGGCACGGCGGACGACCGCCCGGACACCGGCCCGCGCCGGCTCTGA
- a CDS encoding acetoin utilization protein AcuC, with product MSDDTLVVWDESLLDYDMGEHPLDPVRVELTVALARELGVLDRPGVRLVRPEPADDATLTRVHLPDYLAAVRAAPRDPLFAGYGLGTSDNPVFDGMHESSALIAGASVTAAEAVWRGEARRAVNVAGGLHHAMPDRAAGFCVYNDPAVAIARLLDLGAERVAYVDVDVHHGDGVQEVFYHDPRVLTVSLHETPLALFPGTGFPDETGGPGAQGSAVNVPLPPGTDDAGWQRAFHAIVPSVLRAFRPQILLTQCGADGHRMDPLADLHLSVDGQRATYLALRALADELCDGRWVATGGGGYALVEVVPRAWTHLLAVATGDPLDPATLTPPGWRALAAQRRPGRDVPLRMTDDVDPEHQPWQPTGEPNSVDRAVAATRKAVFPLLGLDPYDPRD from the coding sequence ATGTCGGACGACACGCTGGTGGTGTGGGACGAGTCCCTGCTGGACTACGACATGGGGGAGCACCCGCTCGACCCGGTCCGCGTCGAGCTGACCGTGGCGCTGGCCCGGGAGCTGGGCGTCCTGGACCGCCCCGGGGTCCGGCTGGTGCGGCCCGAGCCGGCCGACGACGCGACGCTCACCCGGGTGCACCTGCCCGACTACCTGGCGGCGGTACGGGCCGCGCCCCGCGACCCGCTCTTCGCCGGCTACGGACTGGGCACCTCGGACAATCCGGTCTTCGACGGGATGCACGAGTCGAGCGCGCTGATCGCCGGGGCGAGCGTGACCGCCGCCGAGGCGGTCTGGCGGGGCGAGGCCCGGCGGGCGGTCAACGTGGCCGGTGGGCTGCACCACGCCATGCCCGACCGGGCCGCCGGGTTCTGCGTCTACAACGACCCGGCGGTGGCCATCGCCCGGCTGCTGGACCTGGGCGCGGAGCGGGTCGCCTACGTCGACGTGGACGTGCACCACGGCGACGGCGTGCAGGAGGTCTTCTACCACGACCCCCGGGTGCTCACGGTGAGCCTGCACGAGACCCCGCTGGCGCTCTTCCCCGGCACCGGGTTCCCCGACGAGACCGGCGGCCCGGGGGCGCAGGGCAGCGCCGTCAACGTGCCGCTGCCCCCGGGCACCGACGACGCCGGCTGGCAGCGGGCCTTCCACGCGATCGTGCCGTCGGTGCTGCGCGCGTTCCGGCCGCAGATCCTGCTCACCCAGTGCGGCGCCGACGGGCACCGGATGGACCCGCTGGCCGACCTGCACCTGTCGGTGGATGGGCAACGGGCCACCTACCTGGCGTTGCGGGCGCTCGCCGACGAGCTGTGCGACGGCCGCTGGGTGGCCACCGGCGGCGGCGGGTACGCCCTGGTGGAGGTGGTGCCCCGGGCCTGGACCCACCTGCTGGCGGTGGCCACCGGCGACCCGCTCGACCCGGCCACCCTCACCCCGCCCGGCTGGCGTGCCCTGGCCGCCCAGCGACGGCCCGGCCGGGACGTCCCGCTGCGGATGACCGACGACGTCGACCCGGAACACCAGCCGTGGCAGCCGACCGGGGAGCCGAACTCGGTGGACCGGGCGGTGGCGGCCACCCGCAAGGCGGTGTTCCCGCTGCTCGGGCTGGACCCGTACGACCCGCGCGACTGA
- a CDS encoding sulfurtransferase — protein sequence MSGTDDPLIEPDRLAAELAQPDPPTLLDIRWRLAGPPGRADYAAGHLPGAVFVDLDTELCGPPGAAGRHPLPDPGTLQAALRAAGVRAGHPVVVYDGGDGMAAARAWWTLRWAGHRPVRVLAGGWPGWLAAGLPGTVEVPAPPPGDVTVRPGALPVLDAAGAARLAATDDGTLLDVRAAPRYRGEAEPVDPVAGHVPGAVNLPATQYVTEGRFPTAAALRDRFAAAGVRADRPVGAYCGSGVTAAQTVLALHLAGRTDAALYVGSWSGWVADPSRPVATGPTPAG from the coding sequence ATGTCCGGTACCGACGACCCGCTGATCGAGCCGGACCGGCTCGCCGCCGAGCTGGCCCAGCCCGACCCGCCGACCCTGCTGGACATCCGCTGGCGGCTGGCCGGGCCACCCGGGCGGGCGGACTACGCCGCAGGTCACCTGCCCGGCGCGGTCTTCGTCGACCTGGACACCGAGCTGTGCGGTCCGCCCGGCGCGGCGGGTCGGCACCCGCTGCCCGACCCGGGCACCCTCCAGGCCGCGCTGCGCGCCGCGGGCGTCCGCGCCGGCCACCCGGTGGTGGTGTACGACGGCGGCGACGGGATGGCCGCCGCCCGCGCCTGGTGGACGCTGCGCTGGGCCGGGCACCGGCCGGTGCGGGTGCTGGCCGGCGGCTGGCCGGGCTGGCTCGCCGCCGGGCTGCCCGGCACCGTCGAGGTGCCCGCCCCGCCGCCGGGCGACGTGACCGTCCGACCGGGTGCGCTGCCGGTGCTGGACGCCGCGGGCGCGGCCCGGCTCGCGGCGACCGACGACGGGACACTGCTGGACGTCCGGGCCGCACCCCGCTACCGGGGTGAGGCCGAGCCGGTCGACCCGGTCGCCGGGCACGTGCCGGGCGCGGTCAACCTGCCCGCCACGCAGTACGTCACCGAGGGCCGCTTCCCGACCGCCGCCGCCCTGCGGGACCGGTTCGCCGCCGCCGGGGTGCGCGCCGACCGGCCGGTGGGGGCGTACTGCGGCTCGGGGGTGACCGCCGCGCAGACGGTGCTGGCCCTGCACCTGGCCGGTCGGACGGACGCCGCGCTCTATGTCGGATCGTGGAGCGGGTGGGTCGCCGACCCGTCCCGGCCGGTGGCCACCGGCCCGACACCAGCCGGTTGA
- a CDS encoding metal-dependent transcriptional regulator — protein MKHDLVDTTEMYLRTILELEEEGVPPLRARIAERLRQSGPTVSQTVARMERDGLLTVEGDRHLALTEAGRGSAVSVMRKHRLAELLLVNVIGMPYEEAHEEACRWEHVMSDAVEKRVYDLLNRPTRSPYGNPIPGLEELGSPEAETADTTEAERNLAFPGLAGQVVVRRICESVQTDADVLRQLHAAGVDPGATVTVAQERDGVFIDRSGERVRLPREVASRVFVAAH, from the coding sequence ATGAAGCACGATCTGGTTGACACGACCGAGATGTACCTGCGCACCATCCTCGAACTGGAGGAGGAGGGGGTGCCGCCGCTGCGGGCCCGGATCGCCGAGCGGTTGCGGCAGAGCGGGCCGACCGTCAGCCAGACCGTGGCGCGGATGGAACGTGACGGGCTGCTCACCGTCGAGGGCGACCGGCACCTGGCACTCACCGAAGCGGGCCGGGGCAGCGCGGTGTCCGTGATGCGCAAGCACCGGCTCGCCGAACTGCTGCTGGTCAACGTGATCGGGATGCCCTACGAGGAGGCCCACGAGGAGGCCTGCCGGTGGGAGCACGTGATGAGCGACGCGGTCGAGAAGCGGGTCTACGACCTGCTCAACCGCCCGACCCGTTCGCCGTACGGCAACCCGATCCCGGGCCTGGAGGAGCTGGGCTCGCCGGAGGCCGAGACCGCCGACACCACCGAGGCCGAACGGAACCTCGCCTTCCCCGGGCTGGCCGGCCAGGTGGTGGTCCGGCGGATCTGCGAGAGCGTGCAGACCGACGCCGACGTGCTGCGCCAACTGCACGCCGCCGGGGTCGACCCGGGCGCCACGGTCACCGTCGCCCAGGAACGCGACGGCGTGTTCATCGACCGCTCGGGCGAACGGGTCCGGCTGCCCCGCGAGGTCGCCTCCCGGGTCTTCGTCGCCGCCCACTGA
- a CDS encoding DUF5522 domain-containing protein, protein MREERRPLADRPLTEPHPSRLSPERPDRARILAVHAAALAAGEAGYPDPATGLFVLTAGFLARRGTCCGRGCRHCPYVDD, encoded by the coding sequence ATGAGGGAGGAACGACGTCCGTTGGCGGACCGGCCGCTGACCGAGCCGCATCCGTCCCGGCTGTCGCCGGAGCGCCCCGACCGGGCGCGGATCCTGGCCGTCCACGCCGCCGCGCTCGCCGCCGGGGAGGCCGGCTATCCCGACCCGGCCACCGGGCTGTTCGTCCTCACCGCCGGTTTCCTGGCCCGGCGCGGCACCTGCTGCGGGCGCGGCTGCCGGCACTGCCCGTACGTTGACGACTAG